From a region of the Rhinatrema bivittatum chromosome 15, aRhiBiv1.1, whole genome shotgun sequence genome:
- the CALML6 gene encoding calmodulin-like protein 6, translated as MTHTLTPQQVTEYKGVFEMFDEEGNGLVQTKELEKVMSLMGINPTKRDLAQMAKDVDKDNKGTFNCDGFLILMSIYLEKTKNQDEELRAAFKMFDKEAKGYIEWNTLKYVLMNAGEPLNEEEAEQMMKEADKDGDGTIDYEEFVAMMTGESFKLIQ; from the exons ACCCACACCTTGACTCCCCAGCAGGTCACAGAGTACAAAGGCGTCTTTGAAATGTTTGACGAGGAGGGAAATGGACTGGTGCAAACCAAAGAGCTGGAGAAAGTCATGAGCCTGATGGGAATCAACCCCACCAAGAGGGACCTGGCCCAGATGGCAAAAGATGTGGACAAAGACA ACAAGGGCACTTTCAACTGTGATGGCTTCTTGATCCTTATGAGCATTTACCTGGAGAAGACCAAGAACCAGGACGAGGAGCTGAGGGCAGCCTTCAAAATGTTTGATAAGGAAGCCAAGGGCTACATTGAATGGAATACATTAAA GTACGTGCTGATGAACGCTGGAGAACCTCTGAATGAAGAGGAAGCTGAACAGATGATGAAAGAGGCTGATAAGGATGGAGATGGAACCATCGACTATGAGG AATTCGTCGCTATGATGACAGGTGAATCCTTCAAATTAATTcagtaa